A section of the Amycolatopsis sp. AA4 genome encodes:
- a CDS encoding glycosyltransferase, with protein MTGETRELPDGAVVGVVVTRHRRELLADSLKVIAAQTRPVDHLVVVDNGPDKSARDVVEAYPLPYTYLPSHRNLGGAGGFALGMLHALSLGAEWVWLADDDGRPADEHVLEILLEEAEKRGLAEISPVVANIDAPAKLAFPLRRGLTWKRSSAELGTDFLPGIASLMNGALFRASTLDVTGVPDLRLFFRGDEVELHRRLVRSGLPFGTSLRTTYLHPDGSDEFKPMLGGKFHAQDPENEVKRYYTYRNRGYLLSQPGMRKIGALEVLRFGLYFVGVKRDPKAFVQWLKLVRQGRAEKFYRY; from the coding sequence ATGACCGGCGAGACGCGAGAGCTGCCCGACGGCGCGGTCGTCGGCGTGGTGGTCACGCGGCACCGGCGCGAGCTGCTCGCGGACTCGCTGAAGGTCATCGCCGCCCAGACCCGGCCGGTCGACCACCTCGTCGTGGTCGACAACGGCCCGGACAAGTCCGCGCGGGACGTCGTGGAGGCCTACCCGCTGCCGTACACGTACCTCCCGTCGCACCGGAACCTCGGCGGCGCGGGCGGTTTCGCGCTCGGCATGCTGCACGCGCTGTCGCTCGGCGCGGAGTGGGTCTGGCTCGCCGACGACGACGGCCGCCCGGCGGACGAGCACGTGCTCGAGATCCTGCTGGAGGAAGCCGAAAAGCGCGGTCTCGCCGAGATTTCCCCGGTGGTGGCGAACATCGACGCGCCGGCGAAACTCGCGTTCCCGCTGCGCCGCGGCCTGACCTGGAAGCGCTCGTCGGCCGAACTCGGCACGGATTTCCTGCCGGGCATCGCGTCCCTGATGAACGGTGCGTTGTTCCGCGCGTCCACTTTGGACGTCACTGGCGTGCCCGACCTGCGCCTGTTCTTCCGCGGCGACGAGGTGGAACTGCACCGCCGCCTGGTGCGGTCCGGCCTGCCGTTCGGCACGTCGCTGCGCACGACCTACCTGCACCCGGACGGTTCGGACGAGTTCAAGCCGATGCTGGGCGGGAAATTCCACGCGCAGGACCCGGAGAACGAGGTCAAGCGGTACTACACGTACCGCAACCGCGGGTATTTGCTGTCGCAGCCGGGAATGCGCAAGATCGGGGCGCTGGAGGTGCTGCGCTTCGGCCTGTATTTCGTGGGCGTGAAGCGGGACCCGAAGGCCTTCGTGCAGTGGCTGAAGCTCGTCCGGCAGGGACGGGCGGAGAAGTTTTACCGGTACTGA
- a CDS encoding ESX secretion-associated protein EspG, whose protein sequence is MPYTLTLSPAAVDLLLAELGLGRAPVPFVVPHIGITGEERAAVRDAVFRDLDSRGLLRRGTIDDDVQIALATFARPGLAVSAAAKLGDEQLFARVASNGQFAVLVSQRDGMFAFEEVRPTGIVPAIVDLLPLTPAAPGQSVTVAQPSKQPVRGDAYDPFAGVSGPRTHNPQLRAVQRIFEKPRLAVGQFTPYVGDGNGHERALPSLAWFDTELGRYLLSTRDSSDGNRWLTYAPADNARLAQQLFTQLEGYSANA, encoded by the coding sequence GTGCCGTACACGTTGACGCTGTCACCGGCAGCGGTGGATCTCCTGCTGGCCGAACTCGGACTCGGCCGCGCGCCGGTGCCGTTCGTGGTGCCGCACATCGGCATCACCGGCGAGGAACGCGCCGCGGTGCGCGACGCCGTCTTCCGCGACCTCGACAGCCGCGGCCTGCTGCGGCGGGGGACCATCGACGACGACGTCCAGATCGCGCTAGCCACGTTCGCCCGGCCCGGACTCGCGGTGTCCGCGGCGGCGAAGCTCGGCGACGAGCAGCTGTTCGCGCGCGTGGCGTCCAACGGCCAGTTCGCGGTGCTGGTGTCCCAGCGGGACGGGATGTTCGCCTTCGAGGAGGTCCGCCCGACCGGCATCGTCCCGGCGATCGTCGACCTGCTGCCGCTCACGCCCGCCGCGCCGGGGCAGTCGGTGACCGTCGCGCAGCCGTCGAAACAGCCGGTCCGGGGCGACGCGTACGACCCGTTCGCCGGGGTCAGCGGCCCGCGCACGCACAATCCGCAGCTCCGCGCGGTCCAGCGGATCTTCGAGAAGCCGCGGTTGGCGGTCGGCCAGTTCACGCCGTACGTAGGCGACGGCAACGGCCATGAGCGGGCGCTGCCGTCGCTCGCGTGGTTCGACACCGAACTCGGCCGCTACCTGCTGAGCACGCGCGATTCGAGCGACGGAAACCGCTGGCTCACCTATGCCCCGGCGGACAATGCCCGGCTGGCCCAACAACTGTTCACCCAGCTGGAAGGCTATTCGGCAAACGCCTGA
- a CDS encoding cysteine desulfurase-like protein, producing the protein MAFDVARIRGLFPALGDGWIHFDGAAGMLVPEQVASAVSTAMRAPVSGPGGAFPASQRAESIVTAARRAVADLVGADPAAVVLGPSAPVLLRRLVDALAERWTIGDEIVVSRLDEEANIAPWRRAAKRVGAVVRWSEIDIETCELPAWQYENLVSARTKAVSVTLASGSVGTRPDVPTVIEFAKRVGALVVVDATYAAPFVPLDLQELGADVMVVSAPSWGGPSVGALVFRDPELLERISSASLDPAATGPARLELGPHAYPLLAGLVASVDYLAGLDDAATGSRRERLVTSLGSAKSYHAGLLAQLSTELRSLRHVMVIGDAMRRIPALAFAVAGAKASQVAEYLASQGLCAFADDGTSGVFASLGVGEVGGAVRIGLAHYSNVFEINQLVRVLEELR; encoded by the coding sequence ATGGCGTTCGACGTCGCTCGTATCCGTGGGCTCTTCCCCGCGCTTGGCGACGGCTGGATTCACTTCGACGGCGCCGCCGGAATGCTCGTGCCCGAACAGGTCGCTTCGGCCGTTTCGACAGCTATGCGGGCGCCGGTGTCCGGGCCGGGCGGAGCGTTTCCGGCCTCCCAGCGGGCGGAAAGCATCGTCACCGCGGCCCGCCGGGCCGTGGCCGATCTGGTCGGGGCGGACCCGGCCGCCGTCGTGCTCGGCCCGAGCGCGCCGGTCCTGCTTCGCCGTCTCGTCGACGCGCTCGCCGAACGCTGGACGATCGGCGACGAGATCGTCGTCTCCCGGCTCGACGAGGAGGCCAACATCGCGCCGTGGCGGCGCGCCGCGAAACGCGTCGGCGCGGTCGTGCGGTGGAGCGAGATCGACATCGAGACCTGCGAGCTGCCCGCGTGGCAGTACGAGAACCTCGTGTCCGCGCGGACGAAAGCGGTGTCGGTGACACTGGCGTCCGGGTCCGTCGGGACCCGGCCGGACGTGCCGACGGTGATCGAATTCGCCAAGCGGGTCGGTGCGCTCGTGGTGGTCGACGCGACCTACGCCGCTCCGTTCGTGCCGCTCGACCTGCAAGAACTCGGGGCCGACGTCATGGTCGTCTCCGCGCCGTCGTGGGGCGGCCCGTCGGTCGGCGCGCTCGTGTTCCGCGACCCGGAGCTGCTGGAGCGCATCTCGTCGGCGTCGCTCGACCCGGCCGCCACCGGTCCCGCGCGGCTCGAACTCGGCCCGCACGCGTACCCGCTGCTGGCCGGTCTCGTCGCGTCCGTCGACTACCTCGCCGGCCTCGACGACGCCGCGACCGGCTCCCGCCGCGAACGCCTCGTGACGTCGCTCGGCTCGGCCAAGTCGTACCACGCGGGCCTGCTCGCGCAGCTGTCCACGGAACTGCGCTCGCTGCGGCACGTGATGGTGATCGGCGACGCGATGCGCCGGATCCCCGCGCTCGCCTTCGCGGTGGCCGGCGCGAAAGCGTCCCAGGTCGCCGAATACCTGGCGTCGCAAGGGCTTTGCGCGTTCGCCGACGACGGCACCAGCGGCGTGTTCGCGTCGCTGGGCGTCGGCGAGGTCGGGGGAGCGGTGCGGATCGGGCTCGCGCACTACTCCAACGTGTTCGAGATCAATCAGCTGGTGCGGGTGCTCGAAGAACTGCGCTGA
- a CDS encoding polysaccharide pyruvyl transferase family protein: protein MPVPEISASHPKSVSSRAQYHLVAPVGHPNYGDELITAGWLGYLAETAPDADVWVDTHSPGPASVLLDGIHPRAKFTDTLWRLCWESPDEDPWRAAAWVRDAVHSPGMMPRLHHSVELLAKADVVHVVGGGYINKLWPKQIGLLAGAVAAVERSGGRAAMTGQGLLPACEGSAPLVKALADRFEVVEVRDSASADLLGRPVGLDDAFLTLGPDRYDHSEDLPEVMLCLQSDLVEIGIGALAGSVLSMLRAWKTDPAKIGVVEGVPRVDREVFSLLERELPGARFYPFSHIWTHGLPAGPEQTWISTRFHVHMLAAAAGASGVAVSIHPDYYATKHRSLAELGSNWTLLEDLSQVPDRPDAGGYAEETLARFKDSKRKIAEQVYAPVVRPVEEEPEPSVPEEPPVEPPAQRRRWPRRRD, encoded by the coding sequence ATGCCGGTCCCCGAAATCAGCGCTTCGCACCCGAAGTCTGTTTCTTCCCGCGCGCAGTACCACCTGGTCGCGCCGGTGGGCCACCCCAACTACGGTGACGAGCTCATCACCGCCGGCTGGCTGGGTTACCTCGCGGAGACCGCCCCGGACGCCGACGTGTGGGTGGACACGCACTCGCCGGGGCCGGCCAGCGTCCTGCTCGACGGCATTCACCCGCGGGCGAAGTTCACCGACACCTTGTGGCGTTTGTGCTGGGAGTCGCCGGACGAGGACCCGTGGCGCGCTGCCGCCTGGGTGCGCGACGCGGTGCACAGCCCGGGCATGATGCCGCGCCTGCACCACAGCGTCGAACTGCTGGCGAAGGCCGACGTGGTGCACGTGGTCGGCGGCGGATACATCAACAAGCTGTGGCCCAAGCAGATCGGCTTGCTGGCGGGCGCGGTCGCCGCGGTCGAACGGTCCGGCGGCCGGGCGGCCATGACCGGACAGGGTCTGCTGCCCGCCTGCGAGGGTTCGGCGCCGCTGGTGAAAGCGCTCGCCGACCGGTTCGAGGTGGTCGAGGTCCGCGACAGTGCGTCAGCGGATCTGCTGGGCCGTCCGGTCGGCCTCGACGACGCCTTCCTCACTCTCGGGCCGGACCGCTACGACCACTCCGAAGACCTGCCCGAAGTAATGCTGTGCCTGCAATCCGACCTGGTCGAGATCGGCATCGGCGCCTTGGCCGGCTCGGTGCTTTCCATGCTGCGCGCCTGGAAGACGGACCCGGCGAAGATCGGCGTCGTCGAGGGAGTGCCCCGGGTCGACCGCGAAGTCTTTTCGTTGCTCGAACGCGAATTGCCGGGCGCCCGGTTTTATCCGTTTTCGCACATTTGGACGCACGGCCTTCCCGCCGGGCCGGAGCAAACCTGGATTTCCACCCGGTTCCACGTCCACATGCTGGCGGCCGCGGCCGGGGCGTCCGGCGTCGCGGTGAGCATCCACCCGGACTATTACGCCACGAAGCATCGCTCCCTGGCCGAGCTCGGCTCGAACTGGACGCTGCTCGAAGACCTCTCCCAGGTCCCGGACCGCCCGGACGCGGGAGGGTACGCGGAAGAGACGCTGGCCCGCTTCAAGGACAGCAAGCGGAAGATCGCCGAACAGGTTTACGCGCCGGTGGTCCGCCCGGTCGAGGAGGAGCCGGAGCCGTCGGTGCCCGAGGAGCCGCCCGTGGAGCCGCCCGCCCAACGGCGCCGGTGGCCCCGGCGGCGCGACTGA
- a CDS encoding epoxide hydrolase family protein has translation MAHDLTPFRVQVPQTDLDDLRRRLADTRWPDPFADPAWELGIPVPEVQDLADYWRLGFDWRAQEERLNGFPQFTTTIDGANIHFLHLESPEPDAVPLLLTHGWPGSIVEFLDLIGPLADPRAYGGDATEAFHVVVPSVPGFGFSGPTPDRGWGPARTARAWAELMTRLGYRNFGTHGGDWGALISRELCVQFPERVLGAHVTMLPSAVARDEADLAGLDGDELAKGQRSLEKSRAFQRTGIGYAMIQSTKPHTLAYGLTDSPAGQLAWIAEKFRAFSNTDHDLIDRDDLLANVSIYWFTRTAASSSRIYADQDVQWGAALPASTVPTAVAVFPDDIGLPLRSLAERTDRIVRWTEFPRGGHFPALEEPDLLIGDLRAFFSRES, from the coding sequence ATGGCCCACGACCTCACCCCCTTCCGCGTCCAGGTCCCGCAGACCGACCTGGACGACCTCCGCCGCCGTCTCGCCGACACCCGCTGGCCGGACCCCTTCGCCGACCCGGCGTGGGAGCTGGGCATTCCGGTGCCCGAAGTCCAAGACCTCGCCGACTACTGGCGGCTGGGCTTCGACTGGCGGGCACAGGAAGAGCGCCTCAACGGCTTCCCGCAGTTCACCACCACGATCGACGGCGCGAACATCCACTTCCTGCACCTCGAATCCCCCGAACCGGACGCCGTCCCGCTGCTCCTCACCCACGGCTGGCCCGGTTCGATCGTCGAGTTCCTGGACCTGATCGGCCCCCTCGCCGACCCGCGGGCGTACGGCGGCGACGCCACCGAGGCGTTCCACGTCGTCGTCCCGTCCGTGCCCGGGTTCGGCTTCTCCGGCCCGACCCCCGACCGCGGCTGGGGTCCGGCGCGGACGGCGCGGGCGTGGGCGGAGCTGATGACCCGCCTCGGGTACCGCAACTTCGGCACGCACGGCGGGGACTGGGGCGCGCTGATCTCCCGCGAACTCTGCGTCCAGTTCCCCGAACGGGTCCTCGGCGCGCACGTCACGATGCTGCCCTCCGCGGTCGCGCGCGACGAGGCGGACCTCGCCGGGCTCGACGGGGACGAACTGGCGAAGGGACAGCGGTCGCTGGAGAAATCCCGGGCCTTCCAGCGGACCGGCATCGGCTACGCGATGATCCAGTCCACCAAACCGCACACGCTCGCCTACGGCCTCACCGATTCCCCGGCCGGGCAGCTGGCCTGGATCGCCGAGAAGTTCCGGGCCTTCTCGAACACCGACCACGACCTGATCGACCGCGACGACCTGCTCGCCAACGTCTCGATCTACTGGTTCACCCGCACCGCCGCGTCGTCCTCGCGGATCTACGCCGACCAGGACGTCCAGTGGGGCGCGGCGCTGCCGGCGTCGACCGTGCCGACCGCGGTCGCGGTGTTCCCGGACGACATCGGGCTTCCGCTGCGCTCGCTGGCCGAGCGCACCGACCGGATCGTGCGGTGGACGGAATTCCCGCGCGGCGGGCACTTCCCGGCGCTCGAAGAACCCGACCTGCTGATCGGCGATCTTCGAGCGTTCTTCTCCCGGGAAAGCTAG
- a CDS encoding NAD(P)H-quinone oxidoreductase — translation MHAITIREPGAPDVLEWTEVPDPEPGPGEVLLDVTASAVNRADLLQRQGNYPPPPGASDILGLECSGTIAELGEGVEGWQVGDEVCALLAGGGYAERVAVPAGQLLPVPGEIETVAAAGLPEVACTVWANVVMHAGLGEGQVLLVHGGAGGIGTHAIQVGKALGATVAVTAGSPERLERCRQLGADLTINYKDQDFVEVLRAETKGADVILDNMGAKYLDRNVDALAADGRLVIIGMQGGIKGELNIGKLLGKRASVFAAGLRSRPLDQKAAIVADVRKRLWPLVEQGSVQPIVGHVVPMAEAASAHRMLEEGSIFGKVLLAAKS, via the coding sequence ATGCACGCGATCACGATCCGCGAACCCGGCGCCCCTGACGTGCTCGAATGGACCGAGGTCCCCGATCCGGAGCCCGGTCCGGGCGAGGTGCTGCTGGACGTCACGGCCAGCGCGGTCAACCGAGCCGACCTGCTGCAGCGCCAGGGCAACTATCCGCCGCCGCCCGGGGCGAGCGACATCCTCGGCCTCGAATGCTCCGGCACGATCGCCGAACTCGGCGAGGGCGTCGAGGGCTGGCAGGTCGGCGACGAGGTCTGCGCGCTGCTCGCCGGCGGCGGGTACGCCGAACGCGTCGCGGTCCCGGCCGGGCAGCTGCTGCCGGTGCCGGGCGAGATCGAGACGGTCGCCGCGGCCGGGCTGCCCGAGGTGGCCTGCACGGTGTGGGCGAACGTCGTGATGCACGCCGGTCTCGGCGAAGGCCAGGTCCTGCTGGTGCACGGCGGCGCGGGCGGCATCGGCACGCACGCGATCCAGGTCGGCAAGGCGCTCGGCGCGACCGTCGCGGTCACCGCGGGTTCGCCGGAACGGCTCGAACGCTGCCGCCAGCTCGGCGCGGACCTCACGATCAACTACAAGGACCAGGATTTCGTCGAGGTGCTGCGCGCCGAGACGAAGGGCGCCGACGTCATCCTCGACAACATGGGCGCGAAGTACCTCGACCGCAACGTCGACGCGCTCGCCGCGGACGGCAGGCTGGTCATCATCGGCATGCAGGGCGGGATCAAGGGCGAGCTGAACATCGGCAAGCTCCTGGGCAAGCGCGCGAGCGTGTTCGCGGCCGGGCTGCGGTCCCGTCCGCTCGACCAGAAAGCCGCGATCGTCGCGGATGTCCGGAAACGGTTGTGGCCCTTGGTGGAACAGGGTTCGGTGCAGCCGATCGTCGGCCACGTGGTGCCGATGGCCGAGGCCGCGTCCGCGCACCGGATGCTCGAGGAGGGCAGCATCTTCGGGAAGGTCCTGCTCGCCGCGAAGTCCTGA
- a CDS encoding ABC transporter ATP-binding protein — protein sequence MVSIDVHNAYVDFPIFDAKTRSMKKRVLGKVGGKISSDQKVPIIEALHDVSISLREGDRVGLVGHNGAGKSTLLRLLAGIYEPTRGSSRIVGRIAPVFDLGIGMDPEISGVENILIRGLFLGMSAKEMEKRVDDIAEFTELGDYLQMPLRTYSTGMRVRLALGVVTSIDPEILILDEGIGAVDAAFLNKARDRLKDLVKRSGILVFANHSDEFLMELCDTAIWMDEGHVRKQGSLREVLTEYKGRDPFENMSQEGLERLGIEPATTTNGGE from the coding sequence ATGGTCAGCATTGACGTCCACAACGCGTACGTGGACTTCCCGATTTTCGACGCGAAAACGCGTTCGATGAAAAAGCGCGTGCTCGGCAAGGTCGGCGGAAAGATCAGTTCCGACCAGAAGGTGCCGATCATCGAGGCGCTGCACGACGTGTCGATCAGCCTCCGCGAGGGCGACCGGGTCGGCCTCGTCGGGCACAACGGCGCGGGCAAGTCCACGCTGCTGCGGCTGCTCGCCGGGATCTACGAGCCGACGCGCGGATCGTCGCGGATCGTCGGCCGGATCGCGCCGGTGTTCGACCTCGGCATCGGGATGGACCCGGAGATCTCCGGCGTCGAGAACATCCTGATCCGCGGCCTGTTCCTCGGCATGAGCGCCAAGGAAATGGAGAAGCGGGTCGACGACATCGCGGAGTTCACCGAACTCGGCGACTACCTGCAGATGCCGCTGCGGACGTACTCCACCGGCATGCGGGTGCGGCTCGCGCTCGGCGTCGTGACCTCGATCGACCCGGAGATCCTGATCCTCGACGAGGGCATCGGCGCGGTCGACGCGGCGTTCCTCAACAAGGCCCGCGACCGGCTCAAGGACCTGGTCAAGCGCTCCGGCATCCTGGTGTTCGCGAACCACTCCGACGAGTTCCTCATGGAGCTGTGCGACACCGCGATCTGGATGGACGAGGGGCACGTCCGGAAGCAGGGTTCGCTGCGCGAGGTGCTCACCGAGTACAAGGGCCGCGACCCGTTCGAGAACATGAGCCAGGAAGGTCTCGAGCGCCTCGGCATCGAGCCCGCGACCACGACGAACGGCGGGGAATGA
- a CDS encoding ABC transporter permease, producing MHATSTVHAAEPDVSTPVPPSSDSKTFARAIDDIKTGFAARELWTHLGWQDIKQRYRRSIIGPFWITISQGVIALGLGLLYSQLFRTPIEVFLPYLSTGFIIWGFIQGCLTEGMETFIANEGLIKQVPAPISVYVLRTIWRQTLLLAHNMIVYVVLLIIFFSALDSPYSLGSPDGACLPHKYCHPGLSWNIFLAIPGFVLLALTAGWAALLLGIISTRFRDIPQLINSLIQLMFYGTPIVWPVDQLLSGGARDGASWALPIIKLNPLYHYMQVVRSPLIGQAVSWSSWVVVGGITVVGWGLALVAMRNYRSRVSYWV from the coding sequence GTGCATGCCACCAGCACGGTTCACGCAGCCGAACCCGATGTCTCGACTCCGGTTCCACCGTCGTCGGACAGCAAGACGTTCGCGCGTGCCATCGACGACATCAAGACCGGTTTCGCCGCCCGCGAGCTTTGGACCCATCTCGGCTGGCAGGACATCAAGCAGCGCTACCGCAGGTCCATCATCGGGCCGTTCTGGATCACGATCAGCCAGGGTGTCATCGCGCTCGGTCTCGGCCTGCTGTACTCGCAGCTGTTCCGCACGCCGATCGAGGTGTTCCTGCCCTATCTCTCCACCGGCTTCATCATCTGGGGCTTCATCCAGGGCTGCCTCACCGAGGGCATGGAGACGTTCATCGCGAACGAGGGCCTGATCAAACAGGTCCCCGCGCCGATCAGCGTGTACGTGCTGCGCACGATCTGGCGGCAGACGCTGCTGCTGGCGCACAACATGATCGTCTACGTCGTGCTGCTGATCATTTTCTTCTCGGCGCTCGATTCCCCGTATTCGCTCGGGTCGCCGGACGGCGCGTGTCTTCCGCACAAGTACTGCCACCCCGGGCTGAGCTGGAACATTTTCCTCGCCATTCCCGGCTTCGTGCTGCTCGCGCTCACCGCGGGCTGGGCGGCGCTGCTGCTCGGCATCATCTCGACCCGGTTCCGGGACATCCCGCAGCTGATCAACTCGCTGATCCAGCTCATGTTCTACGGCACCCCGATCGTCTGGCCGGTCGACCAGCTGCTGTCCGGCGGCGCGCGGGACGGCGCGTCGTGGGCGCTGCCGATCATCAAGCTGAACCCGCTTTACCACTACATGCAGGTGGTGCGGTCGCCGCTCATCGGGCAGGCGGTGAGCTGGTCCAGCTGGGTCGTGGTCGGCGGCATCACCGTCGTCGGGTGGGGGCTCGCGCTCGTCGCCATGCGCAATTACCGGTCTCGCGTCTCGTATTGGGTGTGA
- a CDS encoding bacterial proteasome activator family protein: protein MEHMSEPNFGGTGAARDAEAPRVVVVGPDGVPVGTAQTAPEGEENESVGDLVEEPAKVMRIGTMIKQLLEEVRAAPLDDASRNRVREIHQTSVRELEEALAPELREELERLVRPFTEDETPSDAELRIAQAQLVGWLEGLFHGIQTALFAQQMAARVQLEQMRRGLPAGSSGSGGHPGEGHGHGITGTGQYL from the coding sequence ATGGAGCATATGAGCGAGCCGAACTTCGGGGGAACGGGCGCAGCCAGGGACGCGGAGGCGCCGCGCGTGGTCGTCGTCGGACCGGACGGCGTCCCGGTCGGCACCGCGCAGACGGCACCCGAGGGCGAGGAGAACGAGTCCGTCGGCGACCTGGTCGAGGAACCGGCCAAGGTGATGCGCATCGGGACCATGATCAAGCAGCTGCTGGAGGAGGTCCGCGCCGCACCGCTGGACGACGCCAGCCGCAACCGCGTCCGCGAGATCCACCAGACGTCGGTGCGCGAGCTGGAGGAAGCGCTCGCGCCCGAACTGCGCGAGGAACTGGAGCGCCTGGTGCGCCCGTTCACCGAGGACGAGACCCCCTCGGACGCCGAACTGCGGATCGCGCAGGCGCAGCTGGTCGGCTGGCTGGAGGGGCTGTTCCACGGCATCCAGACCGCGCTGTTCGCGCAGCAGATGGCGGCGCGGGTGCAGCTGGAGCAGATGCGCCGCGGCCTGCCCGCGGGGTCGTCCGGCTCCGGCGGCCACCCCGGCGAGGGGCACGGGCACGGCATCACCGGAACCGGGCAGTACCTCTAG
- a CDS encoding MarR family winged helix-turn-helix transcriptional regulator: MSDDQDVRWLDPAEQRAWRAYIVASLRLRQRLHRELTESHGISLADYEVLVCLNLTPDRCTRMTELAALLGSTKSRLSHQIGKLEVAGLVTRRPDPEDKRGVLTELTDAGLRVLAEAAPTHVRGAREHLIDLLTPDEQTAVATAFTRVLEHLDDVEGRRDTLT; the protein is encoded by the coding sequence ATGAGCGATGACCAGGACGTGCGCTGGCTCGACCCGGCAGAACAGCGCGCCTGGCGGGCCTACATCGTCGCGTCGCTGCGGCTGCGCCAGCGGCTGCATCGCGAACTGACCGAGAGCCACGGCATCTCGCTCGCGGACTACGAGGTCCTGGTGTGCCTGAACCTGACCCCGGACCGGTGCACGCGGATGACCGAGCTGGCTGCGCTGCTGGGCTCGACGAAGAGCAGGCTGTCGCACCAGATCGGCAAACTGGAGGTGGCCGGGCTGGTCACGCGCCGCCCGGACCCGGAGGACAAACGCGGCGTGCTGACCGAACTGACCGACGCGGGCCTGCGGGTACTGGCCGAAGCCGCGCCGACGCACGTGCGCGGCGCCCGCGAGCACCTGATCGACCTGCTGACGCCGGACGAGCAGACCGCGGTGGCCACGGCGTTCACCCGCGTCCTCGAACACCTGGACGACGTCGAAGGACGGCGCGATACCCTGACCTAG
- a CDS encoding neutral zinc metallopeptidase, protein MRFDDNADLDASEIQDMRGSGGGGGIGGRVALGGGGLGIVGLVIYFLFSQFGGGPSTGTSPAVGGVGLGDVQSGQQLDSGTLAKKCKTGADANRDHDCAIVAIVNSIQDYWTQEFSRSGQTYRKATTRFFTGGVRTGCGGATSDTGPFYCPADSYVYIDLSFFNELKTRFGAKGGLFTEAYVLAHEYGHHVQNLTGTSKRGTGTGPTSGSVRLELQADCYAGVWANHASTTPTSSGKPLVQDVTQDDISRALDTASRIGDDYIQKNLGNGHVDKSSFSHGTSAQREKWFTTGYRTGQPASCNTFSTNDLG, encoded by the coding sequence GTGCGATTCGACGACAACGCGGATCTGGACGCCTCCGAGATCCAGGACATGCGCGGCAGCGGCGGAGGCGGCGGCATCGGCGGCCGCGTGGCCCTCGGCGGTGGCGGGCTCGGCATCGTCGGCCTGGTCATCTACTTCCTGTTCTCCCAGTTCGGCGGCGGACCCAGCACCGGCACGTCGCCCGCGGTGGGCGGGGTCGGGCTCGGCGACGTCCAGTCCGGACAGCAGCTCGACTCCGGCACGCTCGCGAAGAAGTGCAAGACCGGAGCCGACGCGAACCGGGACCACGACTGCGCGATCGTCGCGATCGTCAACTCCATCCAGGACTACTGGACGCAGGAGTTCTCCCGCTCCGGCCAGACCTACCGCAAGGCGACGACCCGCTTCTTCACCGGCGGCGTGCGCACCGGCTGCGGCGGCGCGACGTCGGACACCGGCCCGTTCTACTGCCCGGCCGACTCCTACGTGTACATCGACCTGTCGTTCTTCAACGAGCTGAAGACCCGCTTCGGCGCGAAGGGCGGCCTGTTCACCGAGGCGTACGTGCTGGCCCACGAATACGGCCACCACGTGCAGAACCTCACCGGCACGTCCAAGCGCGGCACCGGCACCGGGCCGACGTCCGGTTCGGTCCGGCTGGAACTGCAGGCCGACTGCTACGCGGGCGTCTGGGCCAACCACGCCAGCACGACCCCGACCAGCTCCGGGAAGCCGCTGGTCCAGGACGTCACGCAGGACGACATCTCGCGCGCGCTCGACACCGCGTCCCGGATCGGCGACGACTACATCCAGAAGAACCTCGGCAACGGCCACGTCGACAAGTCGAGTTTCTCGCACGGCACCTCGGCGCAGCGCGAGAAGTGGTTCACCACCGGCTACCGCACCGGACAGCCCGCGAGCTGCAACACCTTCAGCACCAACGACCTCGGCTGA
- a CDS encoding TetR/AcrR family transcriptional regulator: MPAESRLRADARRNSEQIRTAAIGAFQGRGLTVPLEEVAKAAGVSKATIFNRFGGRIGLIEAVLEEVVATELFAVIDRMRTVDDIGERIDCYVTGLRDLQYRQPSVNDVLLQTYPNSPQLMEICRVGGEANEELVAAARASGALRPEFTAGDLHAFVVETALALKHGERPAREAYDRRTAYFLNGIRTARSG, from the coding sequence GTGCCCGCGGAATCCCGGCTGCGCGCCGACGCCAGACGCAATTCCGAGCAGATCCGAACCGCTGCGATCGGCGCCTTCCAGGGACGGGGCCTGACCGTCCCGCTGGAGGAGGTCGCCAAGGCGGCGGGAGTCAGCAAAGCCACGATCTTCAACCGGTTCGGCGGCCGGATCGGCCTCATCGAGGCGGTGCTCGAAGAGGTCGTCGCGACGGAACTGTTCGCGGTCATCGACCGCATGCGGACCGTCGACGACATCGGCGAGCGGATCGACTGTTACGTCACCGGGCTGCGCGATCTCCAGTACCGCCAGCCCTCCGTCAATGACGTCCTGCTGCAGACCTATCCGAACTCGCCGCAGCTGATGGAGATCTGCCGGGTCGGGGGCGAGGCGAACGAAGAACTCGTCGCGGCGGCACGGGCCTCCGGGGCTCTTCGGCCGGAGTTCACGGCGGGCGACCTGCACGCATTCGTCGTCGAAACCGCCCTCGCCCTGAAACACGGCGAACGGCCTGCTCGCGAGGCCTACGACCGGCGCACCGCTTACTTCCTGAACGGAATCCGAACCGCGCGCTCCGGATGA